A window of the Polaribacter batillariae genome harbors these coding sequences:
- a CDS encoding IS110 family transposase, with protein sequence MNKDIKYFGIDISHLFFDVTDSDGNYYQFKNNLTGFKKFVKLLDLKSHCVMEATGYYHYQLAYYLQEKGFKLSVENPLSVKRFIQMKLSKIKTDKSDSKLICEYAKQVKLKLWKGNSKHQLECLQMTRTLSAYTKQSTMLKNKLHGEAVLGTPSKSVVRSLKRSLKHVEKEIKTIEEDLLILVKEVHNDVLTRLKSIPGIGPKTSLMLVVLTDGFERFTSGSELCSYAGLTPTIRQSGSSVKGRSRISKIGNQKLRNLLFMCSFNACKYNKACRDLYQRIVAKGKSKKLALIAVCNKLLKQVFAIAKSGLIYDGNYKSTFVKN encoded by the coding sequence ATGAATAAAGATATTAAATATTTTGGAATAGACATCAGTCATTTATTTTTTGATGTCACAGATTCAGATGGCAATTATTACCAGTTTAAAAACAATTTAACAGGCTTTAAAAAGTTTGTAAAATTATTAGATTTAAAGAGTCATTGCGTGATGGAAGCTACCGGTTATTATCATTACCAATTAGCCTATTATTTACAAGAAAAAGGTTTTAAATTATCGGTAGAAAATCCATTATCGGTAAAACGTTTTATTCAAATGAAATTGTCTAAAATAAAGACAGATAAGAGCGATTCTAAACTAATTTGTGAGTATGCAAAGCAGGTTAAATTAAAGTTGTGGAAAGGCAATTCTAAACATCAGCTGGAATGTTTACAAATGACAAGAACCCTTTCAGCATATACAAAGCAGAGCACTATGCTGAAAAATAAATTACATGGCGAAGCCGTTTTAGGTACACCAAGTAAATCTGTTGTGAGGTCTTTAAAACGCAGTTTAAAACATGTTGAGAAAGAAATAAAAACGATAGAAGAAGACCTATTAATTTTAGTAAAAGAAGTTCATAACGATGTTTTAACACGTTTAAAAAGCATCCCAGGCATTGGTCCCAAAACCTCTTTAATGTTAGTAGTTTTAACCGATGGATTTGAGCGTTTTACGAGTGGTAGTGAATTGTGTAGTTATGCAGGTCTAACGCCAACAATTAGACAAAGTGGTAGTAGTGTAAAAGGACGATCGAGAATAAGTAAAATAGGGAATCAAAAACTAAGAAATTTATTGTTTATGTGTAGTTTTAATGCATGCAAATACAACAAGGCTTGTCGAGATCTTTATCAACGAATCGTAGCCAAGGGAAAGAGCAAAAAATTAGCCTTAATCGCAGTCTGTAATAAACTACTAAAACAGGTCTTTGCAATAGCAAAATCAGGATT
- a CDS encoding helix-turn-helix domain-containing protein translates to MRKIEFSNAVKKIRTEKGLSQEDLSGKSELSLRTIQRLENGKSEPRGDTLKRLTNALELPANYFNSILFENKSNKKSFKIPWFILGFLIIGGSAGFILSLILASTGIIPYNEFSLPFVIAIAIFFTGIGVITGNIIEKKYGK, encoded by the coding sequence ATGAGAAAAATAGAATTTTCTAATGCTGTTAAGAAAATTAGAACAGAAAAAGGCTTATCACAAGAGGATTTATCTGGAAAATCTGAATTAAGCTTAAGAACAATTCAACGATTAGAAAATGGTAAAAGTGAACCACGTGGAGACACATTAAAAAGGTTGACAAATGCTTTAGAGTTACCTGCTAATTATTTTAACAGTATTTTGTTTGAGAATAAAAGCAATAAAAAATCATTCAAAATCCCATGGTTCATATTAGGTTTTCTAATTATCGGTGGTTCTGCTGGTTTTATTTTAAGCTTAATTCTAGCTAGCACAGGAATTATACCCTATAATGAATTCAGTTTACCATTTGTTATTGCAATTGCAATATTTTTTACTGGAATTGGTGTTATAACTGGAAACATTATAGAAAAGAAATATGGAAAATAA